CCCTCCCAGGACAGTCATTCAATGGCGTGCAAGTAGTTACTGCCAACTGTGTGAGTGCAGTTGTACAAACACTGATCCCACTCCTGCTTCTCTCAATTCGTCCTTTTTCGACTCTGGTTGAATACGATTCAGTCATTGCAGCCTGCAGTTGGGCCAAGGCAGGGAATGAGGATGTCTCACTTTTTAGTTTCCTGTGAGGTTATGGTTTAAACAGGAAATTGAAACCTGGAAAACCACACAAACTATTTCCCAATAGCGTGTAATGTCTGTAAAATTCCACTCTGGGCCAGCAGGGGCCTCTCACGGGACCTTGTTGAGAGCTTGTCTAGAATAAAAAGTTCTAGTTAGCCTGGAGAGCAAGGTCCTTGGAACAAGGGCCCGTGTCTTTACACAGGTCTGCAAATGGCCATGGTGTGAATGAGGTAACAAAACTGatcaataataaaacaacagCTGTATCTAGATAAAGCAGCTGTCTCTATGTATGGCAGCGATGGTGTTTCAGTCTGATGTGGGGCTTTGTGTTGCCGAGACTTGCTATTGAATCTCTCTCCAGAGCTAAACATCCACATAAATATTGCCAAGTACATCAGCCCTTATATTTTCAGAAGGCAGTGAATAGTTTTAGCTACTTGATTTTAATTGAAATCCACACCGGTGGCAGTCTCAGTTCAGGAGAGGTGCCAGGCTGGAAGAGCAAGCAGTAGGTtaggactgaggggcatcagcagagccatGTATCTGTGTGTAGGGGGAGCAGGACTGGCATAGTAAGGGTCAGGGAATACAGGTTTGGACAGAGGTGCATTGGCAaagctggaggggtggggagagcccaggactggaacagaAAGGGGCCTGTTCAGGCAGAGCTGTTGAAGGATGCAGCCGAGGACTGGAATGAtggagggttgggggaagaagGGCTGCAGATTAGAGGCATGAGACACTATTTATCTGGAAACTCATACAGCCCCCATTGCCATAGTATCTGAGAGACTCTCTATTTTTATTAATGCATTGACTCTTAACACCCTTGTGACATTACCCCCATTATTCagagagggaactgaggcacaaagcgacTGTGACTTATTCAAAGCCACACAGAAGGATCTGTGGCAGAGCACAGAACTGACTGCAGGTTTCCAGGGTTCTGGGTTAGCATGCTAAACACTGGAGCCTCCTCCTTCCTTCCATAGATCAGAAGCGCAGAAGGTATTATGCAAAGAGAAAATGCTGAGCTGTCCAAAGCTCTGCATGCTCCTGGATCAGTAGGAATGGAGAGTCACACCAATATCCTTTCTTGCTACTGCTGCATTGCTCTGCAGTTTGCCAATTGTGAAATGCCTAACAcccagggaaagtttcctcctAACTCCAGCTAGTCAGGGGTTcacttatgccctgaagcaggagggtttataGCCCTTCAGGTCTTGGTTATGGTTAATCCCTACTGTAATGTAACTGGCTATTATCCATGTAAATATCAGATCCTTTTGTCTAATTCTTGGCCTCAGCGGTGTCTTGTGACAATGAGCTCCACTGGTTAGTTGCGTGCTGTATGGAAAAAGTGTCTCCTCTTAttagttttaaatgtgctgcctttcGAGTCCACTGAACATCCCCATGCTGAGATCTGTTGGACAGACTGAAAATCATGCAATAGTACACAAAATAACATTTCTTGCAGGGAAAAGTGGGCTGAGAAGGAAGATAAGTTGAGAAAGAAAGTCAAGCAGGTTCTGAAATGCGATGTGTCCAAATCCAACATCTTGGCCCCTGTGTCTCTGCCCCAGGCCGACTGCCTGCTCTCCACACTGTGCTTGGAAGCTGCGTGCAAAGACCTGAACAGTTATCGTGCAGCACTGAAGAACATCAGTTCTCTGTTAAAGCCAGGAGGCCACTTGGTGATGGTGATAGTCCTGAAAGAAACCTACTACATGGTAGGCCAGCGCAGGTTCTCCTGCCTCTACCTGGAGCAGGAGTCGGTGGAGGAAGCCCTGAGAGAGGCCGGGTATGACGTACAGTGTGTTGAGGTGACCCCAAACCCTTCCGAAAGCACATTTTCAGATTTTGAGGCTGTGCTGAGTCTGGTTGCGTGCAAGCGACCTGCTTAGTCCTGCTGAAAATGAGCCGGAAAGATCCTTGGCGCAagggagagggcagggctggccctagggaaAAAAGCACCTGGGTCAGACTTGTATTTTGGCTCTGAGAGGGGCACGGAAttgtagggggcagggagcacagggagctggggtgggggcttctCAAAGCCAAACCTGCACGTGATTTTGCATTGGCATCTGCATTAATCAAAGAATATAGAATTGAGAGATGGGACATGTGACCCAAGGACCCCTTGACACCAAGCGGCAGATGGCCGCTGAGTACATAGATGTAGAGGGATCTCCTGGGTTCATCAAAAGGGGTCATGTAAGGTCTCTAACGAAAGTCTGTGTCACACTGATCGTCATAATCATTGCAAGATGTATGTATGGAAAACATGTGAATAGTTATGGATATATACTAAAACTTATGTTCCCTCAGACTGTGAGTTAAGGCAGGCCACTAGGTGATCCACATACCTCTGTCATGCAAGACAGAGATGCATATTTCACTCTGGCTCATCATGTGCAAACTGAGCATTCTGTGGTTCCCAAAGGACACCCATTTACAGTCTGAGCAAAATTCTAATTAATTGATTGCAGGGCCTTCAGGAAAAAATAAGCCAGCAGGGGTTATCTTGTTTAGGCATAAGGCAATGAACTTTTGAAACTCTATCTGGGGTGCAGATGAACCTCCAGTTATTCCTTTAGTCTGTGAGGACTGCCAGCAGGATTGATTTGATGAGAAGTGATCTCAGCTAAACTGGTTGAAAATGCTGAGAAAAGGATGTGGGGTGAGCTATCTCATAGGAAATATTTGAATGCCTTATTAGGTAAGTGTcagctctagaaagcatgttatgattttgttttgcgTGTAACCACTGCTTTGCAATATCCTCACTTGCTGTCCTTGTATCTCTgttttgataataaacttattccTGTTTTTGCTCTATGTATCTATTGAAGTGTGCTGAGCTGAGTGGTGATCCTCAGTTGAATTTTGCAAGCTGGTATGTGTTTTTCCTTTAGGGAATAGCAGCTCTGAGAGTTCTGTGACTGTTCAGTGGAACATGGGCTGGGCGTGCCAGAGGTCATTCTGAGAGCTCAGGGGGACGGTATGTGCCTATCAGTAACCTGTACCGAGAAAGCGAGACCTACAAAGGGTAGGACGGCGTGCTTGTGCTGCCCAAGACTAGTGGTTTCACGTTGcgggcacagacaagacttcctcaCACTGAGGGCAGGCAGTGGCAAGGGTCCCCAAAGGAAGTGTCACAATACAAGCAGCAGCTATCCCATTCCTTTAGCCCTCTCTGCCAATCCCAGGCTGCTCTCTAGAGTACAGTTTCCCAAGCGGTGTCCAGTCCAGGTTTAAATGTCTCAAGTGATGGAGTTCAcaggtagagctgggcaaaaaaatTTGGCCAAAATTGTTTTTGGTGAAAAATACAGATTTGGTGATATCAAAAATGTCACAAATTTGTGTTGGTTTCACTGAACTGTTTTGACCGAAAAAAACAAAGTATCTGCTGTTTTGACTTATTCCAACCCTGGAATACTTTCAGAATGAAAAGTTttaatgatttttcatttcaaatgtcCTTCAATTTacttaaaaatacagaaatataaaaacaaaactcaaaatCTAGAGAAAACACAGTTTCCTGTCAAACTAAATATTccatttgacccaaaatgaattttcttttactttttgattcaccaaaaattcagcaaaatattttttttcaggtcGACCcaaacaaatgttttaaaaatatatttcagcaTGGCCAGAGAACCTCAAAATTCATTATTTGGAACTGGGATTCCAACAGAAAGTAGGCAGCCAATTCCAATCTTTTGAGCCAAGCCTTGAACTGAACTGGTTGGCTATTTCCATTGGTGGCAACAGGTGAACTTAGACAAGCTACCTAGCAAGGGGGTGGCTGAGCAGTAGCGCTCTGCAATTCCATGAGGGAGAGACTTATATTTGGTTTGAGCAGATGTGGAAAGCATTTCAGGGCATAGCAAAGAGCACTGGTCTGGGGATGTCCAAGGTGAGGATCAACAGAAAGCAGATCATCTGGGTTCAAAATCACTGCCTAATCCAGGCTCCAAGCTTCATCTGACCTTTATTAATTCATCCTGAACAAATACTTCTAACTTCTATAACCCAGAGGGGGAGGCAGGTGACTGCCTGCAGCTTCTCATTGTCTTTACAGGGCTCTCATCCAAGGACAGTGCTGGCTGCACCTTGCTTAGTTTATGAAACCTAAGGAGGTCACAGTCTATCACAGCTCAGCTACACTCAGTGCTgaaagtgtgtgtgggtgggtgagggggggTGCCTCAAGGGAGTCACAAACCCAACCAATGCCACGCATTCTTTTCATGCCGCTTTAAGCCCTGGCTGCAAGTCAGAGCAGTTGTTGACACCAGAGATGCGAATAGCTTGAGAAAAGCTCTCCTTGTCTATCCAATCAAAAGCAGATTGTTCTTTCCAAGTTACAAATGCTAacttgtggggggaaaaaacacccCACCCTCTTGCGTGACACTCTCAAAGTGGTGTCACCCAGTCCAGTGGAATCTGGAGAGAAATGACGGCTTTGTTTAGAATTAGTTGGACCAGGTCCACTGGGCTGGCTATGGCTGTGCCCACACATGGCTCCCATTAACTGGGCTGGGAGTGCATTACAGGAAAGATGATTAGCCTGACGGGAAACTGCTGTATTCAAAACAACCTTTGCCTCACGTTCTCCATCTGTGCAGAACTGTAGCCAGTAGGTTCAGGGATTGGGCAAAGGAGCATTAGTGCTGGGGAGATGAGCCAGCGAGGCAGCCCTGGGGTATTTACTGGAGTTCTCTATCTATGGAAAAGGTTCAACGTTACGTGAGCAGCACTCAGATCTTTCCCCATACATAGATCCCCTCTTTCCTGCCTAAGAACTTAGAAAACAGTCCTAGAAACAATCTGTACTAGGGCTCGCAGCCAGGAGGCCTTTGGCTTTGGACATTAGCTTGCTGGTAACTGTATTGAGATCCATCAAATGATTTCACAgtgggcagcagcagcttttGGTTACTCTTGACCTGAGGCAAACAGAATTATACTTGGGAAATGCACCGCAGTCCACTACTgatccccagagccagccagttgCCCACAAGGGGGCTTTTTCATTAGGTTAAACAGGCTTGTAAGGCAAGGAGCAGCCCCAAACAGTCCCAAGGGTctgtgaaaatattaaacacatacCTCCAGCCTCTGTAAATACCCTTTCAAAAGCTTGCCTGGGGGAGGTCcctcccagacacacacagcagCACCCAAATTCTCTTCCACATTACTGTAATTCACAATAGTCTGAAAAGAAAGGACTGGGAATGGGGAGATTCTTATGTGCAATATTTTCAATGGAGTCAGGCTATTCCCACCATACAGACTAGGGCCCCTAGTTTCTAATTACTGTAACTCATGCTTCATGAAAGAAAGACAAATACACACGCTTCCTGGAGCATAGGAAAAAGTGACTGCAACAGAGatacagtttccccatctgaatgTTTACCAAGCAGCAGGGGCTCCATTAGAGCACAGGGATTTTCTGCTCTCTGAAAGAAAAGTGTTGTGGAGTGAAAGATTTTGAGATGCCCTGAAAAGAAAATGGATCTGAGACTGAAGACTTGACCCCAGTAGATTTTTCCATTGatggcaggagcagggagagTTTTACTGGACCCTGAGGGATCCCAGGTTCTGTACTTCAGCTCTGTAAATCCTAGAACACGAGAGCACCACTAAGAAGGGGTCTCTTGGTTAGACAAGTCACCTTGCAtattgattaaaaataaagatttttataTGGAAAAAGCCAACCATCTTCTAACTGACAATGGAAGCTACAAACATGCTGCAAATGCTCGTTTCTGGCTCTTTTGAATGTGAAGATACCATAGGTATAGGTATAGCCACACCTTGTAACGGCAGCTAGAGAATCAGCTGTAATATTCCATTGCGTGCAGTCACTTTAATCTCACCATTTTTTGCTCTGGGCGTCTCTCTTTGGTAGCCATGCAAGAAGAGCTGGAGTAAAAGATAACTGCATCAAGCTGATGTTGCCAAAAAAGTGTTTACTTAATTTTTATCTTTCTGAAAGCATATGGGGCTTCCACCCTTAACCCTCCCATAGCTGTTGCCTTTCTTAGGTGGAGCCCTGCCTCTGTCTCCGTCCTGACtcgggtatttccaggctgaacagttccTGGACTTCATTGTGTTACCTCCAGCAAATGACAGTCTAACTAAGCAGGCCTGTTTTGTTTCTGCCACCGAGAACGATAACTGTGTAACTTCCCACAGTTATAAATAACCACACAGTTATTTCtaaacaagcacatttattcttactgTAAAGGTATTACACAACATTAAAAACACTAAAAGAACCTGCATGCACGCTAATAAGCTTGCCAGAGATCACCTCCTCCCTCCTCGCCACAAGGGCTCTAGTTGATatcagtccttccaaccctgccCTAAAGAGTGGGACCCTCCATGAGCCAGAGGCCTTGtccctttgctggatcagaatgaAGGCCGCTCTgaatcagtttaaactcaggctatttattcaagaatcctttctttgtctgctggGTCCCTGGAAAATCCAGTTGGAAGAAACGTGAATAGGTAATCTGCCAGACAATGGATTTGCCAGGGCAAAGCTTCAAAAGGGCTGATAACTGGAGGAAATATATTAGCATACCCCTTCCTCCTAGAAAAGTTGCACACAATCTCACAATAGCACATaagcaattgcatttttaatacaatgcacTCCAAAATGTATTAAGCttaaggtttgtccaggaaatTGCCACCTGTCACACCACAGTCCTGGCCCTCTCCAACTGTGCTGATGGTACCTCAGTCCAGTCCAATAGCACCTCCTGACACTCCAACTCCTGGATGAACTCCGTGATGGTGGTTGGGATATAAATAAGCAGTGATTAGGATGAGACCTACCAGACTcaggctggtccacactacagcgttaaatcgatttaaacagcgttaaatcgatttaatgctgtacccgtccacactacaaggcacttaaaatcgattttaaggggtcttaaaattgatttctgtactcctgctcaacgagaggagtaaccctaaaatcgatattactatatcgatttagggttagtgtggacggaaatcgaagttattggtcccattcttttactgagctacccagagtgcaccgctccggaaatcgatggtagcctgggaccatggacgcacaccaccgaagtaatgtgccctagtgtggacgcgtaaaatcgattttataaaacctgttttataaaatcgattttattaatttcgattttactgtgtagtgtggacgtggccttagccACCTGTGAACTATGAACCCAATtcatctcccactgaagccagtggcaaGACTCCTATCAGATTCTAAATCCAAAATCTAATGAAACTAAGTCCCTGATTCAGTAAAGTGCTTAAACATGTGctcaagtcccattgaagttaatggagcttaAACATATTCCTAAATCAGGATCTAAGAGTGGATTTGAATTCATCTCTCCAGAGGTATCAGGCTAGTGCATTCAACCCTAATACCACCTACCTCACCATTCTGTACCTTTACAAAGTAGGAAGCATAGTAAAAGGGCATCTGTCCAATGGCAGAGCAGGAAACAAATACAGGAGCCGTCGCTTACCATTCATGTCAGCATTGCTGTAAAAACTGGGCCTATAAATTGACCCAAGTTGTGAGCTCATCTGTGGGACAGTGGATAAAAGTTTAAGAACTGTTCCAATACCTTGTAACAATGAATGTTAATCggaaaaggtacaaaagggaaacagaaagactgaattagtctAACCAAAAAGATCTCCTGATAGAACTCAAGGACTGTGTAAACATCATGTCTGGTAAACAAGGGGTGTAGGGCGGGAAATCAATGAACCCAATCTGGTGTGTTGGAAAATAGGCCAAATTGATTGACAAAAAAATGagaggatgggctattccacccattaGTTCCTTCTGGGgtctttaaaaacagacttctgAGGGAAAATCAGGGATGGAGAGATATGAATGCTAGCTGACTGGAAGATAAGAAAAGGGGAAGGTGTGAgcgtcaccatcatggctgccacccccacgGTCTTCTGGGATTTAGTGTGACTCCATTGTGCCTTTTCTGTCCTAATCccaagagatgtcctgaccagaccaggccaaagagaggGACCTCAGACGACCTCACCATGCCCACCAGATCTGGCTAACCCCTGAGCACGCCCTGGGACGCGAAACTAGTGCCTCACATAGGAGTATGTGCCCTTTCCTTTCCCGCACCTTAGTTCTTTTCTTTCCTATCCCTCTCCTTTTCGCTTCTGTCTAATAATAGTAtggcttagctggccaagaccatatattttgcaacacttttccttttgtttctgcATCTTTAAACAGTTTAAAAGGATCTTTAGTGGTGTGTTGGCCATGGTATTaaacaggctgaggtctctgtacacCAAACCCggaaccttgtttaacactgggTAGTTTCATGGTTACATTAACACCTTTGATTCTTTGGCCTCGTATATTAATGCAACATGGAACAAACTTGTAGGGAGACACTTGTATACAAATCCTTTTTTATTGTAACTTGT
The Gopherus flavomarginatus isolate rGopFla2 chromosome 13, rGopFla2.mat.asm, whole genome shotgun sequence genome window above contains:
- the LOC127033722 gene encoding nicotinamide N-methyltransferase-like, with product MESPASFTGGEAYQKDFDPTVYLKTYYSFSSSHCQGNEILELNLRSLFKIFTSRGVKGDTLIDIGSGPTIYQLLSACENFKEIIASDYTDRNSQELEKWLNNDPGAFDWTPVVKYVCELEGDREKWAEKEDKLRKKVKQVLKCDVSKSNILAPVSLPQADCLLSTLCLEAACKDLNSYRAALKNISSLLKPGGHLVMVIVLKETYYMVGQRRFSCLYLEQESVEEALREAGYDVQCVEVTPNPSESTFSDFEAVLSLVACKRPA